In Pyrus communis chromosome 15, drPyrComm1.1, whole genome shotgun sequence, the genomic stretch TCAACAATCAGCTCAGCATTGCACCCCAGTTTCTGTAGACTGATGCCATTTAAGAATGAAGCAAGAGTTCGGAAAAGAAAAAGATCCCGATAAATTATAGGTTCTATCTGCGGTCTTTGAACCTGTAAGtgaaaaaacaaacataaatttagaattttttttttcaacatttttgTCACAGGTAATgttttcattattctcacaacacaatAACTGTAGAGCTGTTAATGACCTAAGAAAAGGCCCTTTGGTAAACCTTAATAGCAACTTCCTCGCCAGAGTCACGTAATGTAGCTCGGTATACTTGACCTAAACTGGCAGCTGCTATCGTTTGAGATGAAATTTTACTGAAAACAGATTCTAGGGGTCtccccatttcttcttctattatgTCAAAGGCAACCTGAAGCAATGCATGCCATATGCTATTGTAAGTTAAGCAAACCCCACACAGTAAAAGTGTCTCATCACAAATGCAAGCAACTGGAACCAATGACTTTTTGGTAAATTGAGATTTTACCTGATTGGGGAAGGGAGGAACGTCATCTTGAAGAATGCAGAGTTCATTCATATAATCTTCTCTGATAATATCAGGTCTGTTTGCAAGAACCTTTCAATAAATGGGTGAAATCAGGAAATGTTTAATTGCGCAAGCATATGAATCTTAAATTCGTTGTCTGAGTGCAAGTAGATTTCAAATTGGTACTCGGAGAGAAAATTTCAACTTTGATACTTCATACTACAGCTGAAGTTCTGATTAGAATAATATGAACATGGTGACAAGTAACAGCCAGCAAAATCTCGATGATCGAAATTTCAGAAATCTCTATGTATAACCCAGAAAAaccatttaatttatttaaaaaagaatagcttacaatttaaaaacaaaaattttaaaaataaataaaaaatctgtTCATCGAGAATTATTACCTAAATATTAGAATTAATCTAAAAAATCGTTGTCCCAAATGCATAGGATTGACCACAATGAATTCtcattgttcatttttttttaattatgtgtAGGCAGTCTCCAGTTACATCTACATTTTTAGATCTTGACATATTACTTCTTCACTGGATAATCCATCTTATTCTTATTAAAACCTGATAGTAAACCTATAgttgatgcattattttctCTTAATTTGCTTTGCTATGTCAAAATTCAGTTTTGCAGTTAATCCAATGAAGTAAACTGACAAATTTCAGCAAAGACAGTAGGATATAACTCATTTGAGTGAGGTTCAAACCTGGCCGGCTTTAATGAAAGAAGGCCCCAAATCACATAGGAGGTTTCTAAGCTGCCGAGCACGAGCTGAAACAACCTCTTCATCCCTTCCTATGACGTAGTCATACGCCAAGGTAGACCAGTAAAATCCCAAACTCCAGACAATCTCCACACCCCTCGAAAGTAACGACACAATTGCTCCTCTGGATTCCAACACCGTATTCCTCACCTAATTATAGATAACATCAAGAAATTCATGCCAAATTGAATACAAGTGCCTAACAAAttcacaccaaaaaaaaaaaaaaaaatacatccaATTTTCAACTAGAGGATCATCGAATCCATACGAAATCAAACTCGAATTTAGTTCAGAAATGTAACAGATTAACTGAATTTCAACCAGGCTTGATCATTTGCATACCATCACAAGATTAAcacaaaaattcacaaaaaaattacaagaaattaacaaaatatgAGATAAATTCACTGAGCTAGAGTTCAATTTCATACAGTTTCCGGACTGTACTTCCGAAACGGCACGCAAACACCGCGTTCGAAGTCGAGCTGCTCCATGGCCGCGCTAGGTTTGCTCAATTGCCTTTCGCCAGCAGACGCCGCCAAGCTCCTCCGCGTTTCGATTGCGGCATTCGAAACTCGGAATCGCAAGGGTTTCTTGCCTCTTCGTATCCGAAGCCTGTAATCGAACGACGCCGGAGCACGCGAAGGCGCATTGATGCGACTCGGAACATTGTGAGCTCGCGAGCTCAGCTGCTGATTGGCGGGAAACGGAGCTGCGGTTACGCAATTTATGCAGAGCAAATTCATGGATTCTGCTCTCTCAGTGGAGGTTGAGGGATTCGGGGAGTGAAATGGGAGTGGGATTATAATTTTTGGTGGTTAGggggaaaaaggaagaagagagcaAGTAAAGACATCAAAAATTAgttcgaaaactaaaaaaaagataataatatttataattttatttgtgtGATGGATGGGCATCCATCCACATACAATTTTGTACGGGAAGATTAGGTCTAACGGTTGGGAAAGTGCCAGGCAACCAACTAAGCAAGTCTTTTCTTCCATTTAGTTTTTTGGTTAGATCATTTCATTGTTAAATGAGGTATTATTGTTCTTAGCACTTCAATATAAAATGGTGTTAGTGTTACGTGTTGTTCGTTTACTAGATTTGTCTCGTTTTATCGAGTTGATGtagttaaatatttttattttgtaagaatTCTTATTGTAGATATGTCACGTTTATGATTTTTGTGATATatgttaggtttttattttattttttaaatatgacTTTTTCTTAGCAAAAATTATGGACTAATTAGACACCAACGACTTCATGCAATTATGGAATGCCTATAGCCCGTGAAGTTTAGGCGATCGTGCTAATTACCAAAATGCATATAGCCTATGAAGTTCAGGTGATGGGAGTCAAAGGCATAATCAAATAGTTATTTTGCAATATTATTTGTCTCCGAAgcaaaaaaaactcaaatttgagTCAAATTAGGATATTCTTAGGATTGGGTGACGTAATCATAATTAtagaaattttgaatattttatctTATATTCCTTCCTAAATAGTATATTTATCAATAGTAATTGCTACTACTCTTACTTTCCTGTTCCCAACAGTGTACTTGCATAAAGGCAATTACTATTTAGACTTTGAGTGAATCATAGGGGCAATTTAATCACCTTTGTCCTCCTAAAAtgggtggacttgctcttagaGGGTTACATTTATCAgcaattttttatcattattttttttttttttttacaaattggctaattttttcatataaattttcaaaGTCAGTAGTTGGAGGTAAAATCACATATTTGCCAAAAATTACTTTTGTTACCAAtacaatttccttttttttgatATATTCACCTTAAATGCGACTTCTATTACAACGTATAGCGAACCAACTAGTTATCGGttgtttttaatggaatgagaGGGCTTGAACGCTAAGGGGAAGAACCTGTATTGGAATAACTATATAGCGGTTATAGACACTAAGTTGTTCTTTGCATTCTGAAAAAATTAcctagaaattttttttggtaaaaaaaaataaaaatttaggggAGATTGGTTACTCTCACCGTTTGGCTATCTGTTGAAAATGAGTCTCACATTGATAGaatttcttcatggtatcagagtaagTTGTTCGTGTatgtgtgaagccaaacggccacacaTGTTCCACGTTACCTTGTTGTGTTGTCAACCTATTAGGCTTAAAATTTTGTCACACGTGAGGGGCATGCTaagaatgagtcccacattgatgggagaatGAACCTTGCATGGACTTATAAATAAGTAACCTCGAGCAGGAGGACTTATGTGTGACACATAACTACTAGCGGTATAGATTTACGGAAGAATTTTACATATCGTGCATCAACGAGAATTGATGACGATTGGACTTAAACCTTGGTGAAGCGACAAACAAAGCATGACCTTACCAAGTGAGCAAATTTTTTTATCGTGTAGAAAATAAACATTTGATGAGTGTTAATAGCTTTGTATATGTAAATAAccaatttttcaaataatatttaatattggGTGATACGAAAATGAATTGTTAACATGAATTGATAAAAAATCTTACAATTGTGAAAATCAAGtcaaacaataaaatatttataaaattaagtgTCACGTACCATTAAAGTTAAATTCATAAATAACAATTATCTTTCTCATATGCATAAAATAtaaatcaataataataataaaaaggacGGATTCAATTCGAATCATTTTGCCGATATGAAGACGAAAATTCAGCGggtaaataaaaaagtaaaaacaagatTGGCGGGAAGATTGTTTGCCTTCCTAAATATATCAGACCGCCACTTTCAtttcctctctctttcctttCACAGATCGGTTTCTAAGGTTTTCAAAGATGTTCTCAGGCTCCCAATTCGACGCGACCAACGCCTTCTCCGGAGGCGGTTTCATGGCTTCTCAGTCCACTCAATTCGGCGATTCCACACCCTCTCCCGCCAAGGTAACGCATCTCTCGAATAACTGTGAAAAGTAGAAAATTAAAGAGTgtctaattaattagtttttagttttgatgCTTATCAGCTTAAAAAATGATTTAGGGTTTCGGCCAAGTCGGTGTTTCGTCACTTACTTCCGTTTATGTTTGCTATTTATCGATTTTTGTAAGTATTTTTgttgcaattgttgtttcagcGCCGCGAAACTCACGGATTGGTTCCGGTGATGGTGAAGCAGATCAGCGAAGCTCACCAGTCCGGTGATGAAAAATCAAACTCTGTGATCAATGGTGCAGACGTTGCCAATGTATGTACgcaccatttttattttcatcgggattttattatttgttacTCATAACAGTCACTTGAAATGGAAAAAGAGAGATTTTCGAAAAGTTTCAGTTAATATGATGTTTGGTTGGTCTAGGTATCGGTGGTTGGGATGGTTTTCGATAAAGCCGAAAGGAACACTGATGTTGGTTTCACTGTGGATGACGGGACAGGGCGAATCAAGTGCCGAAGATGGTAGTTTTTTGCATTGTCCATTTTGATTCCGTTTATATTATCACAATATTAACTGTTTGAAGAGTTTATTGCATTTGGTGTTCAGTGCAATGCACAATCTAGCAACATAAGCTATACATGTGTTTCGATTATATGGATAGACCTGTAATGATTTAAGTTCTGAATCTTCTATGTTTAATTATCTCAACAGGGTGAATGACAATTTTGACTCAAGAGAAATGCAAGAAATAGAGTAAGTTATCTCACTATCATCAGTGAGTTTTATGTTGGAATTTTGAGTCTTCGTATATAGATATCGGGATTGTTGAGTAACCAAAACCTTGTGAAGTGCTAATACATATTATGTTCTGATCCATTTTGCAATAGAGATGGAATGTATGTTCGTGTTAACGGACACTTGAAAGTCTTTCAAGGTGTTCGACAGATTATTGCCTTTTCTGTGAGGTATGGGTATATagatcttccttttttttttttttttttattactttgagTGCCTGTAGAAATTTACACTTCTCATTGCACGAATGTATCATATGGATAATTTCAGATTGTCAATTGATGTAGAATGATGCTGTCAGGACTTGTCAAATATGAATATTTGTACATAGCACACACAATATACACAGGTGCACTGTGCATGTGAACTCAAACAAACATTGTGTCTCATATGTTTGAAGCAAGATAAAGGTGAATTTATAAATCTGTTAGCATAGATGTATTGTGACTACTGAGCTTTTGATATAGCTCAACAATTTCTTAACTTGTTGGGAGTAGTCCCCCTGTCCTCTAGGTTACGTTGAAGTCTTTATGTATTGTCAAAGAACTCAGGTTTTCAGACAACTATAGAAAAATGACATTCACTTTAATTTGGATATctgattaaaaaaattggtcaattctttttctttctgtaaGGGAGCATTCTGTTAGTGTTGATTTGCTGCATGATTGACACGAACTAGTACTCCTTTTggatgttttatttatcttgTTTTTGATGAATGTATGATCGTTGTATATCATGCTTTGTTGATACTGCTTTAACAACCACTCATACTAAAACTGACAGTATATGCCTTGAATTTGTTACAGGCCTGTGAAAAACTTCGACGAAGTTACCTTCCACTTCATTGAATGCATACATACCCACTTGCAGATGTCCAAGTTACATTACTATTTTGAATTGATGAACGAATTACTTTGTTTTCTGCATTCATTCACTTGAAGATGAATTTGATAGACTGTACCTTATAATTTATTAAAGCTGCAAGGGAATACTGCCACTCAAACCCAGCCTATGAACTCATCTTTGAACACTCCTGTGGAGAGCAGGTCAACTGGATATCAGACAGCCCCGTCAAACCAATTATGTTGTCATTACTTGTTTGGCAAGCAATTAATGTTCAATTTTGTAGTTCTCCGGGCAAGTTAGCATTGATGGACTAAAGAGCTGTGATCAGTTGGTCCTTGACTATCTGCAGCAGCCTTCAAGCATGTGAGTAACAATTTTACTATTAATTTCATTTCCcgatttggttttgtttttgtcgcCTAAGACGTGTTGGCTGCAGCCTCGCATTTTAGTTATCTTGGTGCCGgttgtattgaaactttggtACTGGTATTTTATTGCAGTGGAAAAGAAAAGGGGATACACACAGATTAATTCTTCCAGCACCTGAAAGTTCCCATGGAAAAGATCTTGTActctctctcaaactctctctctctctctctctctctctctctctctctctctcaaacacacatacacacagaCATGCGCTTGCACCTGCTCACACGCTGAAATATTTGATTCTTACTCTGAATTTCACTTTGGTATTCCAGGGAAGCTATCAGGTCTCTCGAGGAGGAAGGCTTAATTATTCCACAATCGACGAGTTTCACTACAAATCAGCAGCATATGGTTAATATTCATCACAAATTGAACTTGGTGCTTAgggttggaacttggaagtACCTGTATGAACACTGTTATGTGTATTTCTCTTCCCATATCTAATTTATCCCTTTGGATCTTCAGGTGGGTTCAGTATCAAAGTTCAATTTAACCGAGCTCGCTATTTTGGTTGATCAAAAAATGTTGCGAGATAACAAATTCAGTTTATACTAATCATTTCCAACGTACTGTTGGGAAAATATCATTTCTTGTTTCCTTGTATTCTTGGTTATGTCATATCTTGTTTCCTACTCGTTCGGTTTTAGTCTCTAAAAAATCACGCTgctaagggctcgtttggaagcgtttttaaaatgatcgaaagtgtttttagttatggtttttaaaaatactttttaagtgttttatgtGAAAAAATACTAGTTATGTGTTTCTCTTAAGAAGTatcttaaagtgttttttaggatttgcttgtatttttattaaagattggtttcaaacaaaatttatcaaaattcaACTGTACTAAAAGCAATCTATTAAAATGCGAAGGCGTAGGCAAGACGTCCCATGGATAGCCCTGCCTAGATGTGCGGCGAAGCCTCATGAGatctaatttttaaaatatatatgttttatatattatatataattatatgtaaaataatattttgtaaaattttaaatgGTAATATCATCCAAATCTATTATAAAATTAACCAAGCATTACAATTAATCAATGGAACTATATATTATGTAATTACAATGCACGGCATACACAAGTGAACACAGCACATAAATATTAATCACACCCCGAGtgtacacatatattatattaaaaaaaatattattaatcaataatcatcctgagcacacacatatattataaatatatatatatatattatataaataaaggaTGAAAAAAACAATGAGCACACATAAAACCGCATGTAGACATCACACGCAtgcattatataaaaaaaaataaaaatcagaaaccctAGCCGTAAAAAATGGGGATCTGTGGGGAGTGCTGGCGGCAGTGCAGTCTTTGGGTGTTGCGTGCTGTCGCTGGCAACGGGTGCTGCAGAAGGCTGTCAAAGATTAGTGTCGCGGTTGTCGCCGGAGCACGCGGGATGGTGTAAGGAAGAAGTATAAAGTAGTTAAAACCTAttcaaaatttgggtttgagagttttttttaatttttttttatctctattaattaatgaaacgctttttgtcaataaaaaaagGATGAAAAGACTACTTAgccttctatcacacaaaaaaaatgatgagcaataatgtaatttcacaaatccaaaatttactgttttttattgaagcctcaaaaaaaaaaaaaaaaaaaaaaaaaaaaaaaacctcccactccccccacgttttctctccctctttccttctcactttctaaaaaaatgtgtttatacacacaaaatgtgtatgcaaatgttagtttttattttaaagcaaccaaacagagatGTCTGGACGTCCTGAGGCACGCCTCCTTCGCCTAGGCGGCTCGCCGTCCGCCCACTCCCTCAAAATAGAGGCAGCAATCCTCACGTCCAGCCTCAAAGGCTGCCTAATTAAGCACGCCCTAAGACAAGTCTTTTAAAATATtgattaaaagcacttttaaacgAACTCTAAGTCTTTAGATACtatgtaattttcttttcttttgatttctcagaaaacaacacaaacatcAAAATCCGTTTCTGGGATTCAAAATCTGTGCCACGTGCACACACACTCTATACAAGAAAAGCTCAAGCGAAGTTACAATCCCATTATTACACGTGGCAGGTGACACCTGGCTGGTGATATCTCCTTCACGTGCAGCCCCTCACACTCTGAGATTTTGATCTTCATCCCCCTCAAGTCGGGGGCCTCATGATCATGTCACTTTTATGGAATCATTTCCAATCAAAACCCAGTCAACAACAACTGTAAAAGTGTTCGTGTTCATAagtgattctctctctctctttctcagcCACAAACACAGGGCACATTTCTACTGGATAATGGATAAAGTTTTCTCCCCAATTAATATTTTCACCCAAACTTTCCTAAGACAAGACTTTGGATAGTGTGACAATTATGTAAATAGTTTAGAAAAAATATAGCTTTTGTTTTAGAGTACAATTTTTTTGGCTTGGTTAGAGTATGATTATAATGTTCAGATCgcaaaaattcattaattacaGGTGTGGGATTGTCTATTATAAGCGGGGAGAAGCAAATGTTATCCTTAATGTAATTGCAATTTTTAGAAAATTGTGTACATTCTTTTTCAAAATCGATTTTTCAAgcttttaatcatttaaaataGAAAGTGAAAACCCACCCCAAAACTTGAATCaatttaaaccaaaaacaaagggaaaaaaa encodes the following:
- the LOC137718836 gene encoding replication protein A 32 kDa subunit A-like; the encoded protein is MFSGSQFDATNAFSGGGFMASQSTQFGDSTPSPAKRRETHGLVPVMVKQISEAHQSGDEKSNSVINGADVANVSVVGMVFDKAERNTDVGFTVDDGTGRIKCRRWVNDNFDSREMQEIEDGMYVRVNGHLKVFQGVRQIIAFSVRYGYIDLPFFFFFLLL